A genomic region of Notamacropus eugenii isolate mMacEug1 chromosome 3, mMacEug1.pri_v2, whole genome shotgun sequence contains the following coding sequences:
- the PHC1 gene encoding polyhomeotic-like protein 1 isoform X3, which translates to MYLRPQLGNLLQVNRTLGRNVPLASQLILMPNGAVAAVQQEVPSAQSPGVHTDTDQVQNLAVRSQQSSAQGPQMQGSAQKAIPPGASPTTGLPQATGQPLAVAQASSGGAGQSLNLSQAGGSSGNGIPGSVGPGGGQASGGLGQVPSSGMGGGGSCSRKGTGVVQPLPAAQAVTVSQGSQTEAENAAAKKAEVESSGQQSVGMNLTRTATPAPSQTLISSATYTQIQPHSLIQQQQQIHLQQKQVVIQQQIAIHHQQQFQHRQSQLLHTATHLQLAQQQQQQQQQQTQTLTAPPPQVPPPQPAPPPQSQQAQTLVVQPMLQSQALALPPDSAPKPPIPIQSKLPMASIKPPQLGPSKMSASQQPPPHIPVQVVGSRQPGSAQAQALGLAQLAAAVPTSRGMPGTVQGVGQTHVTPPSQATGTLQEVPPPLAPGVSLTPMQGTAHVVKGGAAASPVVAQVPAAFYMQSVQLPGKPQTLAVKRKAESEGDREEASSINTMLPAKSPIVESPKTLEEKGSLAEKAEPLVNMVPNTPSSDLAVSTPTPSAPTPTLAVMSRQMGDLKPPQAIVKPQILTHIIEGFVIQEGAEPFPVGCSQLLKESEKPLQTGAPVGLNESQPGGPLGGDSITSELDKKTNLLKCEYCGKYAPEEQFRGSKRFCSMTCAKRYNVSCSHQFRLKRKKMKEFQEANYARVRRRGPRRSSSDIARAKIQGKRHRGQEDSSRGSDNSSYDEALSPTSPGPLSVRAGHGERDLGNPNTDPLTPELHGINPVFLSSNPSRWSVEEVYEFIASLQGCQEIAEEFRSQEIDGQALLLLKEEHLMSAMNIKLGPALKICAKINVLKET; encoded by the exons GTGCAGAACTTGGCAGTGAGGAGCCAACAGTCTTCAGCCCAGGGTCCCCAAATGCAGGGCTCTGCTCAAAAGGCCATTCCCCCCGGAGCCTCTCCCACCACAGGCCTTCCCCAAGCCACTGGCCAGCCTTTAGCTGTGGCTCAAGCTTCCTCTGGAGGGGCAGGCCAGTCCCTCAACCTCAGTCAAGCTGGTGGGAGCAGTGGGAATGGCATCCCAGGATCTGTGGGGCCGGGGGGTGGCCAGGCATCTGGGGGCCTGGGACAGGTGCCCTCTTCAGGGATGGGTGGAGGTGGGAGCTGCTCCAGGAAGGGTACTGGGGTGGTGCAGCCTTTGCCTGCAGCCCAGGCAGTGACAGTGAGCCAGGGCAGCCAGACAGAGGCAGAAAATGCAGCAGCCAAGAAGGCAGAGGTAGAGAGCAGTGGACAGCAGAGTGTGGGCATGAACCTCACCCGGACAGCTACACCTGCCCCCAGCCAGACCCTTATCAGCTCAG CAACCTACACACAGATCCAGCCCCACTCACTGATCCAGCAACAGCAACAGATCCACCTGCAGCAGAAGCAAGTTGTAATCCAGCAGCAGATTGCCAtccaccaccagcagcagttccAGCACCGGCAGTCCCAGTTGCTCCACACAGCTACCCATCTCCAGTTAGcccagcagcagcaacagcagcagcaacagcaaacGCAAACCCTCACTGCCCCTCCGCCACAAGTCCCGCCTCCCCAGCCAGCCCCACCCCCGCAGTCTCAGCAAGCTCAGACCCTGGTTGTCCAGCCTATGCTCCAGTCCCAGGCCCTTGCACTCCCCCCAGACTCTGCCCCTAAACCACCCATCCCCATCCAATCCAAGCTGCCTATGGCATCCATTAAGCCCCCTCAGTTAGGGCCTTCCAAGATGTCTGCTAGCCAGCAACCTCCACCACATATTCCGGTTCAAGTTGTGGGAAGCCGACAACCAGGTTCAGCCCAGGCACAGGCTTTAGGATTAGCACAGCTGGCAGCTGCTGTGCCAACTTCTCGGGGAATGCCAGGCACAGTGCAAGGAGTGGGCCAGACCCATGTAACCCCACCCTCCCAGGCTACTGGTACCCTGCAAGAGGTCCCTCCACCACTGGCCCCTGGGGTCAGCTTGACACCTATGCAGGGGACAGCACATGTGGTAAAGGGGGGAGCCGCTGCCTCACCAGTTGTGGCCCAGGTGCCTGCTGCCTTCTATATGCAGTCTGTCCAGCTGCCG GGCAAACCCCAGACTCTGGCTGTTAAGCGAAAGGCTGAATCTGAGGGAGATAGAGAAGAAGCTTCCTCCATAAACACTATGCTTCCTGCCAAGTCACCAATTGTAGAGAGTCCCAAAACCCTGGAAGAAAAGGGCAGCCTTGCAG aGAAAGCCGAGCCACTGGTCAACATGGTCCCTAACACTCCTAGCAGTGACTTAGCAGTCTCAACTCCCACTCCATCAGCACCAACCCCTACGCTGGCTGTGATGTCTCGACAGATGGGTGACTTGAAGCCCCCACAGGCCATTGTGAAACCTCAAATCCTGACCCACATCATTGAAGGCTTTGTCATCCAGGAAGGGGCAGAACCTTTCCCG GTGGGCTGTTCTCAGCTCTTAAAGGAGTCTGAGAAGCCATTACAGACAGGGGCTCCTGTAGGGTTGAATGAAAGCCAACCAGGAGGCCCCCTAGGAGGAGACAGTATAACTTCAG AACTGGATAAGAAAACCAATCTGCTGAAGTGTGAGTACTGTGGAAAGTATGCTCCAGAGGAGCAGTTCCGTGGCTCCAAGAGATTCTGCTCCATGACATGTGCTAAGAG GTACAATGTGAGCTGTAGCCACCAGTTTCGACTAAAGCGGAAGAAGATGAAAGAGTTCCAGGAGGCTAACTATGCCCGAGTGCGCCGGCGTGGGCCTAGACGGAGTTCCTCTGACATTGCCCGGGCCAAGATCCAGGGCAAGCGACATCGG GGCCAAGAGGATTCAAGCCGGGGCTCAGATAACTCTAGTTATGATGAAGCACTATCTCCCACATCCCCTGGGCCTTTATCAGTGAGGGCTGGTCATGGAGAACGAGACCTGGGAAATCCTAACACGGACCCCCTAACACCAGAGCTACATGGTATCAACCCAGTCTTCCTGTCCAGTAATCCCAGCCGCTGGAGTGTGGAGGAAGTCTATGAGTTCATCGCCTCTCTACAAG GATGCCAAGAGATTGCAGAAGAGTTCCGCTCCCAGGAGATTGATGGGCAGGCTTTGTTACTACTTAAAGAAGAACATCTCATGAGTGCCATGAATATCAAGTTGGGCCCAGCCCTCAAGATCTGCGCCAAGATCAATGTCCTCAAGGAGACCTAA